The Haliotis asinina isolate JCU_RB_2024 chromosome 3, JCU_Hal_asi_v2, whole genome shotgun sequence genome segment catggaaactagatTGGAAACTAGATTGGAAACTAGTTTGGAAACTAGTTTGGAAACTAGGTTGAAAACTACAACactgaaacctacagtaaactcatacatggaaaccagattgaaacctacaataaactcgaacatggaaaccaactggatcccgcttggaggagtgggtaatgaaacgaactggaaaccatcatGAAATGTGCAGtatcagttgcatggaaaccacaatgaaactgtaggatactccctggaaaccaactggaaatgttggtttccatgacgtttcttctcggtttcagtgttccggaaaccagcttatttttttTAGTGAAGAAATAATAGTATAAATATAGGTTACCTAAGCATAACACTGTATATACAGTAATGGCTTGTAATCAAGGACAAGGAACGCGAATGAAATGTTGTATTAATGTTGGTTTATCAGATCTAGGTGATATTAGAGGGTTTGATGATGCAGGAATAGATGGTAAAACATACGCTTTTAAgcttatgaacaacatttatAACATCCACATACGAAAGATGACAACGATCTACCGGTAAAATTGTGTTACAGTGACCTCTTTCTGTGACCTTCATGGCGCCTCAAAAACTGGAGACCTGGGAAAGGTGAAGGACATCTTATCTGAGGGACGGGCGGACATTGACTGTAAAGAGTGGAAAAGTAGAACACCGGTGTTGTTGGCAGCTGGTCAAGGACATACAGACATAGTTCACCTACTCGTGAGTAATGGAGCTAGTGTGTCAGTTGTAGATGACTTCGGTTTCAACCTCCTTCACTCTGTCTGCCAGGGAGGAGATGTGGCGCTGGTGAAATATGTCCTTTCACTTCATAAACATGACATCAATGGAAAGGTATTATGTGGGGGAACACCACTTATGCTGGCTGCAGAGAATGGACACAGGAACGTGGTGGAGTTACTTGTGGGTCAAGGGGCCAATGTGTCGCTCCATGATAACAAAGGTAACAATGTCCTCCATTTTGCCTGTCGTGGTGGAGATGTGGAGGTGGTGAAGTATATCttatcagagaacatggtgaaCATCGACAGTAGAGGCTGGAAGAGAATGACacctgtgatgatggcagcaaGAACAGGCCATAGAGATGTGGTGGAGTCTCTTGTGAGAAAAGGGGCTAATGTGTTACTCCGGGGTGCAAGTAAAAACACTATCCTTCATTTTGCCTGTCGTGGTGGAGATGTGGAGGTGGTGAAGTACGTCCTTGCACAGAACAtggtggacatcaacagtagaggctGGAAGAGAATGACACCCGTGATGATGGCAGCAACAAAAGGGTATAAAGATGTGGTGGAGTTGCTTGTAAGGAAAGGAGCCAATGTGACTCTCCAGGgttgaaaatgtaaaaatatcctTCACTTTGCCTGTGAAGGGGGAAGTGTGGAGGTGGTGAAGTATTTACTCTCAcagaacatcaacatcaacagtagaatGAGGAATGGAAGGACACCATTGGTGATTGCAGAAATATCAGGACACAAGGATGTGGTGGAGTTACTTGTGAGTAGAGGGGCTGACAGGTCATTTTAGTACAACAAATAGTAACAAAACCTTGAGTGTCAGCTGAGAGAAGGGGAGGTTGTGAAGAATCTCACTGGATGttcattgtaaatgttttggACTGTGGTGTGTGTATTTGTACAAAATGAATATAATCCAATAAATGCAGCCTGTAAAATATGATCGAAACATATTTGCTATTAAACATACTATCGAGCAGAAATAAACGAGACTTTTCACAGTGCTGTCTATGTTGTATTTTATAGtaaaatttcataaaatttgTCACAGATGTGTCTGATGCCCTGTCCTTAAAAGGAAATATATCTTGGTAGTCGGTCAGTCCTCCGTTTCTCTGTATGCACTGCTGAATTCGGTGCGGCATGGAATCTATTAAATTATATAGGTAAGTTTGGAGTAGGTCCATCCATGTTTGGTCAGTAACATGACGCCACTCGCGGATGCTTTTGGGTTCCAACTTCTCAACTTTGTCCTTTATGATCTGCCACACATTTTCAACTGGATTTAAGTCTGGTGACGCAGCGGAAAATTAATAAGGTCATGTGATTGGCTTCCAGCCATGTCAAGGTATGAACTGATTTGTGGATCGTTGCATTGTCTTGCTGAAGTTGGAATCTGATTCCTCTTTGACCTATGTGGGAATCTAGTACGCCTTGCTGTAAAATATCATAATATTTGCGAGAATCAAATCTGCTCTCCATCTTCAGCAGAGGCGTCACAACGAGTTTACTGatgccaccccacaccatgacacttaAAAAGACTTCAGTACCATTTTCAAACACTTTCCTCCCTGAGACCAGCTCTTCCTCATTATtctgtaaaactgaaatttactctcGTCTGTGAAAATCACAAAGGCCTATATCAGGGGgcaagagacgtagggtgccgtcacttaacggccgcctgggccctgaccatgcacggcccattcctatgttgcacatcgacgtaaagctggtttccaggcctatctggcggtgtcatcagaaatgacctgtcgtcgacaggttcgacgtcgggacgatgtaactcgatttttggcagcttttcacgctgcgggtacttgtcatgtttcgtacatcgaccccagggttttgatttgactctggatcggaagccctgtgtcttggctttcacgtcatgtgcgacacatgcgggtgcagtcatgttttcccacccttaaagccacccaaagctaagccccgtgcgcgtaacgggggccaaaacagctcagatttgatatcaccagggtttgatctatgcatcctgcgttcactaattgtcccatcccgggagaaagagacatactgcacacatatcatacatgaaaattcggccacgtgcatgaagcacctggggttatcacggggtcgacatggggtGCCTGGTTGGGCGTCAACGCCCATTTTCCCAACACCATCCAAACCTCTGTCTATCGTAAACCCACTCACACTGACCAATACCTCCACTTTGACTCAAACCACTCACTCCGAACTAAAACGGGCATCATCTCTACCCTCACCCGCCGTGCCCTAAACCTATCCTCTGTCTCCCCTCAACCCGAACTAAACCATCTCAAGCATGTCTTCACTCAACTAAACAACTACCCTCCCCAACTTGTTAACCGTGTCATTAACTCCACTGTCAACCCACCTCCCAAACCCACTACTACCAAGCCTGATCCCGCTCCCATACGCATCTCACTACCATACAccggcaaaacatcacaccacatcagtcgcctactcaagcaacaagcaggcattgacacctactttacaacaggaacacccctcaaaacaatcattaaggccaacggtaggaaacacagtacacaacaacaacaccctaaaggcgtcatctacaacatcagctgcagctgcggcagcaactacattggggaaacatccagaccactcaacatacgcatcaaagaacacaaaacctccacaaacaaaggtgacacaaaatcagccatttcggaacacatcaccaaatttcctgaccacaacatcaactgggacactgtcacaacacttgctagcaacaaacatgacttcaaacaacgcaaacttgctgaagcagtacaaatccgcagacacaacccaacaatcaacagggatcaaggcgtctttgtctctccggcattcaactgcatcattaacactaattaatcaacccactctggcccccagtctcaatttgtccactcaactcaccctggcttccaccaattaatccactcatctcactctggcttctgtcaactcacccgctggcttcagtcctttatcagcttacctcaacacttctctaatgtattgttacctcaaatagttattgttaatcctgttattgttgtattgtcatcacatgctcatctctgctgtatatatattgtactccccctgccattccccacacgcttgaaaacggtataagaatctataccgaaacgtcgctaccctgcaataaagaagttgatcatccataaaaaagtcttgtcatctttatctcagcaacttctagaatgcctctcaaacagttcaaacagcccattttcccatctgttatagacctgtaattttaccaagacaaaagccttactcggagagcatcttttaaacgtcactcgaacgttgaatattcacatcctattgacaggtttcacatcgacgtgaagctggtccccagggctatctggtggtaacatcagaagtgacaaatctttaccgggttcgacgccggggcgcttttaagcccgatttatcccgatttatggcagttttttcacgctgtaggtacttgtcatgtttcgtacatcgaccccagggttttgtcttcgacatgggtcggaagccctgtgtcttgactttcgcgtcatgtgcgacacgtgtggctgccgttatgttttcccacccttaaagccacccaaagccaaagcctttgcgtgcggcgggatgcaaaacagcttatttgatatcacgcgagtgagtgagtgagtgagtgagtgagtgagtgagtgagtgagtgagtgagtgagtgagtgagtgagtgagtgagtgagtgagtgagtgagtgagtgagtgagtgagtgagtgagtgagtgagtgagtgagtgagtgagtgagtgagtgagtgagtgagtgagtgagtgagtgagtgagtgagtgagtgagtgagtgagtgagtgagtgagtgagtgagtgagtgagtgagtgagtgagtgagtgagtgagtgagtgagtgagtgagtgagtgagtgagtgagtcgccctggagcctggccgtttccaccgaaggtagtccagaagatccggcaggtcttcgaccaggtcccgaggatcagtagaggccacccagattgtatcacctattgcagcacggctcccttgggagctgcattcgccgccttacacgcgcatcctgcacgtcattggatagcgggacccttgcgcgtcacgtagaatttttccgtttcttttttggcaaatttatagcccagcaattaaggtttccgtGATTTGTTTGCCATCCTGgcatccagttggtatccattcaaTGAAACTGGGTTACCTAGttttccaaatagaatccataatggatactctaagctccggagatggaaactgacacgaagctatggtcatgtgtatactgttggtttccattcctgacttaGGACACTTAGCTTTCACgaggtgttataattcaatctgaatgtgcctggggaaggaatagCAGATTCAtatcattgcttagatgaacaagacaacaaaagtaaattgttgatgCATCATTCGGTGGACATCACAATATcaaatgtggcttcaaactgatgatacaaacTGATGAACAAACGATACGCTTTGTTCTTTCACAttgttgttgagtgagtgagtgaggttagttttacgccgcactcagtaatattccagctatatggcggcggtctgtaaataatcgagtctggaccagacaatccagtgatcaacaacatgagcatcgatctgcgcaattgggaaccgatgacatgtgtaaccaagtcagcgagtctgaccacccgatcccgttagtcgcctcttatgacaatctgagtcgccttttatggcaagcatgggttgttgaaggccttttctaccccgggaccttcacgggtccattgttgtttattcatcatgtaatgaagcatcattttccaactaccatgcacacaaacttcacaataaccgtactaaacatgcaaatggtgaagtaaaggacgaatggctataaatAGCCTTTGTCCAGCTATGTGTGTGAGGCACACTTAGTCTGGCttctctagattgggatgaatgagGCAAGTCCATGTTTCGGTTGTCTactttgtcaaattgaggatcagacgctttctttatctgaaaagaaataataaaacagtcaTATCtgtatacaagaataaaaggtgagttgactctgcataggtacattgctcaaacttttattatatattgatTATGACTTATTGGATCGTTGAGTTGTgtacgggcttgtattcctttcagtaaatatattacatctttgataggcattctagaagttgagtagCCCTCATCTCTGTTGACTGAACCAGCGATCAACAGAGATGAGGGCTACCAAACCGGTCCCGCATATCATCACTTGATAAAATAATTCTGTACTTCAATCCACTTTGTTACAACAACACTCTACTGGCTTCCAGTCTCCTATACACTACtccttattaacttctggcttcCATCAGCTTTTGTACATCGGCCCCATTAATTGTATAAACAACTCATCGTCTTCCCATCCTTGTAACAACAATTCATCTATATATTCCTCCACAATGTATTACCCtgtaccatttgcttgacaacgacattagtatctatggcgaaacgtcgcactcactgaataaaagaagttgtatatccatatccattagtcctcattcttcactAAATATATCGTATAAAAATAACGAAGTCAAGCCACTTCGgcaatagttcagatatatattaataatttaaaggtaaatgatgcaatatataaaaaagcaggctatagactgccaactcctgggaatCTGAAAGAAtataagcatttaggaagattagtataagtcaataaacaattgtcagttcggtacttacatgatgatatttctCAATATccagaatatacgtgaattatatAATAAACTGAGACAGTGCGTAAAGTTTAGcattaaaagcatttatagttggcatgctttgacactgagttcaaatacttgacaattaatcagtgtcaggtcattagtgtgtcgtgtgggttcgtgtgtcggcttcattggggcagtccccacttaacaggctcctATTATCAAAAATAGCTTGCTGTGAAAACAATGGATTTTAActgagtcaggtgttgacagacgaAACCGAAAGTAATGaaccggtaatccatgggcacgcgaactcgtgacattttataaaagcaacagttaTATGCactgaagtggtcgttttcagtctttgtcttaaaatcacatccaaattgggtcagagaaggatttcatgcctgccaatcgaaaaaggatGAGGTATTTGTTgttacccacaatgcccctacgcacagttgccgccattttgtaacttgatcccaagttgttttgagacgactactagtattttgaaagcagttctcaatcggtatgtccagtaacgacgacaAGGAACTCAACACAATGCAGTATTCCTATGCTTGCCCGTGTTTTATGATTCAAGAGACTGACAATGAGATTTGCAATAGAAGCTTTGGAGATTCGGATAcgtgaaaaattgagaacagcagcagtcgtcgatcgcagcgggagaaaaggaacattccacgatctggtcaggtacggtgttattttcttgaaataagcaatggcacatgttattcgtaatgtttaacgtaaataagtaactactacaatacatatgaaattttagacttgatggacctcggtaaacaAATCCGTGTCGAATTCATAGCAAGAGAGACggcttccttcactcagcactcggttaattcaagaactcaatattactgtgatttggatcaggtcacacacgattaaaatggttAATTGTGTTAATGAAGGAAAAATTAtctttgaaagaaaaaaatgaatcaCAAATATGtctagtatattattgctaatgtgcttgtcacgactcaaaataacttcaaacatatttataaatacgaatatttattgcaccactgaaaacaatgtagttGGGGATAGTGAGTCATTTTACATTTATAGGTTAGGGATTCTCTTACCAGGTTTGGtgtaatgttttcaaactaatattgaatatttttatattactGACTTATGAGGTAATTTAGGtttgccatctgatgtaagtagtattatgcttatcatatcaagattgaacgaactctgaatgaagaaatgtggattgtgttaggCCCACAGAAAAGgagtttttgatataaagaatatatgggtatacaatgatagattgccaacccaaaatagtatatgaatttgttGACCTGGATTCCTTTCCtctagcatattctacactttgcaaattgatatttattctatTATTTgacactttattgttatcaagagtgcaatatgacaagttcctgacttttttatcgatgcatttctacgttttcagcataaaggagggcagtgttggaaaaactgaagaaggcagccaggaccaacacattttcacatacaaaagtCTGAGTCGTCCAGTACATAATATAAATGcaacataaccaaataatgtaaatcctgGGAATCAGTAAAAGTACATGACACAGtcactattcttgtaacctccaactggaaacatgtttcacttgcagttatgcatcatgcacatgtctcccTTCAGAAGttttttgatgggtttggatgaacatGATGGATCACTTAAGAAGGTGTGGGGAACGCAGAGGCCCACGACTTGCACGCAAAGAAcggcaaaaagttcagagtaaATAAACGttttctagtcattttacatcttgcagagattaaaaatttaaaggaaacctttaaaatatcaggTTAATTTGGATtatttctatgtacattcaaggaatttcaaaacggacactgtttaaaaagtgcaatttatcctttgaaatatacagcttaaaaagttttaaatagcACATATTTTGGTGCAGTGTGTGCTTGTGacccatattcatagcttgtctccctgaatgactccacattatt includes the following:
- the LOC137279134 gene encoding ankyrin repeat domain-containing protein 50-like, with product METNWIPLGGVVTSFCDLHGASKTGDLGKVKDILSEGRADIDCKEWKSRTPVLLAAGQGHTDIVHLLVSNGASVSVVDDFGFNLLHSVCQGGDVALVKYVLSLHKHDINGKVLCGGTPLMLAAENGHRNVVELLVGQGANVSLHDNKGNNVLHFACRGGDVEVVKYILSENMVNIDSRGWKRMTPVMMAARTGHRDVVESLVRKGANVLLRGASKNTILHFACRGGDVEVVKYVLAQNMVDINSRGWKRMTPVMMAATKGYKDVVELLVRKGANVTLQG